CGTGGCGGGTGTCGTCCCCGCACGCCCGTCGGAAGGTCCGCGATGCCCCTGTCCCCCGCTGCCGGTGCGCTGCTGGTGCCGCTCGCCCTGCTGCCGATCGGCCCGACCACCGCCCAGGGCCCGGCCGGTCCCCCCGGTCAGGCCGGCTCCTCCGCGCCAGCCGGCTCCTCCGCCCCGGCCGGACCGGCCGGGGCCGGGGTCGACCGGGTGGTGGACGCCCGGTTCGACCGGGCGGACGGTTTCGTCCCGGCCCGGGCGATCACCCACGCGCCCGACCTGGTGCCGTACGGCTCGCGGGTGCGGGTCACCGTCGACCGGGCGGCCGGGCGCACCTCCGTCACGGTGCGGCTCGTCGGGGTGGCCGGGGCGCACGAGTTCCCCGCGCACGTGCACACCGGGTACTGCGGCGCCGACCCGGCGTCCTCCGGGCCGCACTACCAGCAGGTGGCCGGGTCGGACGCCGTCGACAACGAGGTGCGGATGACCGTGCGCACCGACCCGGGCGGGACGGGCACCGCCTCGGCGACCGTCCCGTGGGGGTTCCGGCCCGACGAGGCGCACTCGCTGGTGCTGCACGCGGGCACCCCCGTCGGGCCGTACGCCGCGACCGACCGGGCGGCCTGCGTGGACGTCGGCTTCTGAGTCACCCGCGGGAGCGCGGACGCGGGCCGGGCGCCCCGGCTCAGGAGCCGAGGGTCGCCACCATCACGGCCTTGATGGTGTGCAGGCGGTTCTCGGCCTGGTCGAAGACCACGGAGTGCGCGGACTCGAACAGCTCGTCGGTGCACTCCAGCTCCGTCATGCCGGTGAGCTCGTACATCTGCCGGCCGATCTCGGTGCCGAGGTCGTGGAACGCGGGCAGGCAGTGCAGGAACTTGACCGCCGGGTTGCCGGTGGCGCGCACCGTGTCCATCGAGACCTGGTAGGGCTTGAGCAGCGCGATCCGATCGGCCCAGACCTCCTTGGGCTCGCCCATCGACACCCAGACGTCGGTGTAGAGGAAGTCCGCCCCCGCCACCCCGGCCGGGACGTCCTCGGTCAGGGTGATCCGGGCGCCGCTGGTCTCGGCCAGCGTCTCGGCCGCCTTGCGGATCTCCTCGGCGGGCCAGAGCGAGGACGGCGCGACGATCCGGATGTCCATGCCCAGCAGCGCCCCGGTGACCAGCAGCGAGTTGCCCATGTTGAAGCGGGCGTCGCCGAGGTAGACCAGGGTGGTCTCGTTCAGCGGCTTGGTGGAGTGCTCCTGGATGGTGAGCACGTCGGCCAGCAGCTGGGTCGGGTGCCACTCGTCGGTCAGGCCGTTCCAGACCGGGACGCCCGCGTACGCGGCCAGCTCCTCGACGATCGCCTGCCCGTCGCCGCGGTACTCGATGCCGTCGTACATCCGGCCCAGCACCCG
This is a stretch of genomic DNA from Kitasatospora fiedleri. It encodes these proteins:
- the argF gene encoding ornithine carbamoyltransferase, with amino-acid sequence MAFNLRNRHFLKELDFTPQEFRHLIDLAAQLKAAKYAGTEQPRLRGKNIALIFAKTSTRTRCAFEVAAHDQGATTTYLDPAGSQMGHKESIKDTARVLGRMYDGIEYRGDGQAIVEELAAYAGVPVWNGLTDEWHPTQLLADVLTIQEHSTKPLNETTLVYLGDARFNMGNSLLVTGALLGMDIRIVAPSSLWPAEEIRKAAETLAETSGARITLTEDVPAGVAGADFLYTDVWVSMGEPKEVWADRIALLKPYQVSMDTVRATGNPAVKFLHCLPAFHDLGTEIGRQMYELTGMTELECTDELFESAHSVVFDQAENRLHTIKAVMVATLGS
- a CDS encoding superoxide dismutase encodes the protein MPLSPAAGALLVPLALLPIGPTTAQGPAGPPGQAGSSAPAGSSAPAGPAGAGVDRVVDARFDRADGFVPARAITHAPDLVPYGSRVRVTVDRAAGRTSVTVRLVGVAGAHEFPAHVHTGYCGADPASSGPHYQQVAGSDAVDNEVRMTVRTDPGGTGTASATVPWGFRPDEAHSLVLHAGTPVGPYAATDRAACVDVGF